The following are encoded together in the Citrus sinensis cultivar Valencia sweet orange chromosome 1, DVS_A1.0, whole genome shotgun sequence genome:
- the LOC102608764 gene encoding probable aspartic proteinase GIP2 isoform X1 has protein sequence MALSYNFLLLCSLLFFVSPIVAQTSFRPKALVLPVQKDAATLQYVTQIKQRTPLVPVKLAVHLGGNILWVDCEKGYLSSTNKTARCGSAQCNLANAKACGGGICGAGVNNPISNTGTSGDIRIDVLSIQSTNGGNPGRAVTVPNFIFLCGSEFVLQGLANGVVGIAGLGRSKVALPLQLAAAFSFDRKFAICLSPAFPRTNGVIIFGDGPYVLSPNVDVSKSLTYTPLFINPVNTESGFLGDPSVEYFIGVKSIRVSDKAIPLNTTLLSIDSEGFGGTKISTVNPYTVLETSIYNALVQAFVNAMPNVTRVAPVAPLGACFKSSDIVSSRFGPSVPPIDLVLQNNVSWSIIGANSIVRVNNNDVSCLGFVDGGVRPMTSIVIGGHQLENNLLQFDLPSSRLGFSNSLLFQRTVCDNFNFTSA, from the coding sequence ATGGCTCTCTCATAcaattttcttctcttatGTTCTCTCCTTTTCTTTGTGTCTCCCATTGTAGCCCAAACATCATTCCGCCCCAAAGCCCTCGTTCTTCCTGTGCAAAAAGACGCTGCCACTCTTCAATATGTTACCCAAATCAAGCAAAGAACCCCTCTTGTGCCTGTAAAATTAGCTGTTCACCTTGGTGGTAACATTCTCTGGGTTGATTGCGAGAAAGGTTACTTGTCGTCTACCAATAAAACAGCCCGCTGTGGCTCAGCTCAGTGCAATCTTGCTAATGCTAAAGCTTGTGGAGGTGGCATTTGTGGCGCTGGCGTAAATAATCCCATCTCAAACACTGGCACATCCGGTGACATACGCATAGATGTCTTGTCCATCCAATCTACCAACGGCGGTAATCCGGGGAGAGCCGTTACTGTGCCTAATTTCATCTTCCTTTGTGGTTCAGAATTTGTCTTACAAGGCCTTGCTAATGGCGTTGTGGGTATTGCCGGCCTTGGAAGGAGTAAAGTTGCATTGCCTTTACAGCTTGCTGCTGCTTTCAGCTTTGATAGGAAATTCGCCATTTGCTTGAGCCCAGCTTTCCCGCGTACTAATGGTGTTATAATTTTTGGTGATGGGCCATATGTTCTTTCCCCAAATGTTGATGTATCAAAATCTCTTACCTACACTCCACTTTTCATCAATCCAGTAAACACTGAATCAGGTTTCTTGGGCGACCCTTCAGTTGAATACTTCATTGGTGTAAAATCCATTAGAGTTAGCGACAAAGCCATCCCATTAAACACAACATTGCTGTCCATTGACAGCGAAGGCTTTGGTGGAACAAAGATCAGCACTGTCAATCCTTACACTGTCCTGGAAACTTCAATCTACAATGCCCTTGTTCAAGCTTTTGTAAATGCCATGCCAAACGTCACCAGGGTGGCTCCTGTTGCGCCATTGGGGGCATGTTTTAAGTCCAGTGACATTGTTAGCTCCCGTTTTGGACCATCTGTGCCTCCAATTGATCTCGTTTTGCAGAATAACGTGTCCTGGAGCATCATTGGTGCAAATTCAATCGTGCGGGTTAACAATAATGATGTGTCGTGTCTGGGGTTTGTGGATGGAGGGGTGAGGCCGATGACTTCAATTGTTATCGGAGGGCATCAATTGGAGAACAATCTTCTTCAGTTCGATTTACCTTCTTCAAGGCTTGGGTTCAGCAATTCGTTGCTGTTCCAGCGAACAGTTTGCGACAACTTCAACTTCACATCTGCTTAA
- the LOC102608764 gene encoding probable aspartic proteinase GIP2 isoform X2: MALSYNFLLLCSLLFFVSPIVAQTSFRPKALVLPVQKDAATLQYVTQIKQRTPLVPVKLAVHLGGNILWVDCEKGYVSSTNKTARCGSAQCNLIGPVACGGGICGEFPSNPISNTGTFGSIRIDVVSVQSTNGRHPGRGVTVPNFIFLCGSEFVLQGLAPGVTGIAALGRTKTALPLQLAAAFSLNRKFAICLSPSARSNGVIIIGDGPYVLLPNVDVSKSLTYTPLLINQVNTEGGFLGTPSNEYFIGVKSIKVGRKAIPLNTTLLSIDSDGIGGTKFSASVPYTALETSFYKALLQAFVNAMPTKVTRVAPVAPFGACFNSRDIGSSRLGPSVPQIDLVLQNSKVLWSIIGANSIVRVSNDVSCLGFVDGGVTPKTSIVIGGHQLDNNLVQFDIATSRLGFSNSLLLQRTMCSNFNFTST, from the exons ATGGCTCTCTCATAcaattttcttctcttatGTTCTCTCCTTTTCTTTGTGTCTCCCATTGTAGCCCAAACATCATTCCGCCCCAAAGCCCTCGTTCTTCCTGTGCAAAAAGACGCTGCCACTCTTCAATATGTTACCCAAATCAAGCAAAGAACCCCTCTTGTGCCTGTAAAATTAGCTGTTCACCTTGGTGGTAACATTCTCTGGGTTGATTGCGAGAAAG GCTACGTGTCATCTACCAATAAAACAGCCCGTTGTGGCTCAGCTCAGTGCAATCTTATTGGGCCTGTAGCTTGCGGAGGCGGCATATGTGGCGAGTTCCCAAGTAATCCCATCTCGAACACTGGCACATTTGGCAGCATACGCATAGATGTTGTGTCAGTCCAATCTACCAATGGGCGTCATCCGGGAAGAGGTGTTACGGTGCCTAATTTCATCTTCCTTTGTGGTTCAGAATTTGTCTTGCAGGGCCTTGCCCCTGGTGTTACGGGTATTGCTGCTCTTGGAAGGACCAAAACCGCATTGCCTTTACAGCTTGCTGCTGCTTTCAGTTTGAATAGAAAATTCGCTATTTGCTTGAGCCCTTCAGCTCGTTCTAATGGTGTCATCATTATCGGAGACGGGCCTTACGTACTTCTCCCTAATGTTGATGTATCAAAATCTCTTACTTACACACCGCTTTTAATCAACCAGGTAAACACCGAAGGAGGTTTCTTAGGCACGCCTTCAAATGAATACTTCATTGGTGTAAAATCCATTAAAGTGGGCCGAAAAGCTATCCCATTAAACACAACTTTGCTATCCATCGACAGTGACGGCATTGGAGGAACAAAGTTCAGCGCTTCTGTTCCTTACACCGCCCTGGAAACTTCATTCTACAAGGCTCTTCTTCAAGCTTTTGTAAATGCCATGCCAACGAAGGTCACCAGGGTGGCTCCAGTTGCGCCATTTGGGGCATGCTTTAACTCCAGGGACATTGGAAGCTCCCGTCTTGGACCATCTGTGCCTCAAATCGATCTCGTTTTGCAGAATAGCAAAGTGCTCTGGAGCATCATCGGAGCAAATTCAATCGTCCGGGTCAGCAACGATGTGTCTTGCCTAGGGTTTGTGGATGGAGGGGTGACGCCAAAGACTTCAATTGTTATTGGAGGGCATCAATTGGACAACAATCTTGTTCAGTTTGATATAGCTACTTCGAGACTTGGGTTCAGCAATTCGTTACTCCTCCAGCGAACAATGTGCTCCAACTTCAACTTCACATCCACTTAG
- the LOC102631420 gene encoding probable aspartic proteinase GIP2 has product MALAYNFLFFCLSLVFFISHSEAKTSFKPKALVVPVTKDSSTLQYLTQIQQRTPLVPVKLTLDLGGGFLWVNCEQGFVSSSYKPARCGSAQCKIAGSESCVESCLPKGPGCNNNTCTHFPGNTVSHVSTFGELATDVVSIQSTDGSKPGQVVPVPNIIFACGATFLLEGLASGFQGMAGLGRNKVSLPSQLSAAAFKLDRKFSICLSSNGAVFFGDVSFPGIDPKSLIYTRLIRNPVSSAGASFEGESSAEYFIGVKSILISGNVVPLNKSLLSINKEGFGGTKISTVFPYTVLETSIYKAFVKTFIKSYSNIPRVKPMAPFGACFNSSFIGSTHVGAAAPEIHLYMPGTNRMWKIFGANSMVRVGKHAMCLAFVDGGVNPTTSIVIGAYQLEDNLLQFDLAKSRLGFSSSLLARQTTCSNLTSNVFKF; this is encoded by the coding sequence ATGGCTCTCGCTTACAATTTCCTCTTCTTTTGCTTGTCTCTTGTCTTTTTCATCTCTCATTCCGAAGCCAAAACATCTTTTAAACCAAAAGCATTGGTTGTTCCGGTTACCAAAGATTCATCAACGCTCCAATACCTCACACAAATACAGCAAAGAACCCCTCTGGTTCCAGTAAAATTGACCCTAGATCTTGGTGGCGGGTTTCTTTGGGTTAACTGTGAGCAAGGCTTTGTCTCGTCTTCATACAAACCTGCCCGTTGTGGCTCGGCACAGTGCAAGATTGCTGGGTCTGAATCTTGTGTCGAGTCCTGCCTTCCCAAAGGGCCAGGTTGCAACAATAACACGTGTACTCATTTCCCAGGCAACACTGTATCACACGTTAGCACATTCGGTGAGCTTGCCACGGATGTTGTGTCTATACAATCAACTGATGGCAGTAAGCCGGGTCAGGTTGTTCCAGTACCTAACATTATATTTGCTTGTGGAGCAACCTTTCTTCTAGAAGGTCTTGCTAGTGGTTTCCAAGGCATGGCTGGCCTTGGAAGAAATAAAGTTTCACTTCCTTCTCAACTCTCTGCTGCTGCTTTTAAACTTGACAGAAAATTTTCCATATGCTTGAGTTCAAACGGTGCAGTCTTCTTCGGTGATGTTTCTTTTCCTGGAATTGACCCCAAGTCTCTCATTTACACCCGGCTGATACGAAACCCTGTGAGTTCTGCCGGGGCTTCTTTCGAAGGCGAATCTTCAGCTGAATACTTCATTGGAGTAAAGTCTATTCTGATAAGCGGCAACGTTGTCCCACTAAACAAATCGTTGCTGTCGATTAACAAAGAAGGTTTTGGTGGAACAAAGATCAGCACCGTTTTTCCTTACACAGTCCTGGAAACATCAATTTATAAAGCTTTTGTTAAAACCTTCATCAAATCGTACTCTAACATCCCCAGAGTTAAACCAATGGCACCGTTTGGGGCGTGCTTTAACTCTAGCTTCATTGGCAGCACGCATGTTGGCGCAGCTGCGCCCGAGATTCATCTATATATGCCAGGTACTAACCGAATGTGGAAAATTTTTGGAGCAAACTCGATGGTGCGAGTTGGGAAACATGCAATGTGCCTCGCATTTGTGGATGGTGGAGTAAACCCTACGACTTCGATTGTGATCGGAGCATACCAACTGGAAGACAATCTTCTGCAGTTTGATCTTGCCAAATCTAGGCTAGGTTTCAGTTCATCTCTCCTGGCCCGACAAACAACTTGTTCCAACCTTACTTctaatgtttttaaattttaa
- the LOC102609343 gene encoding probable aspartic proteinase GIP2 has product MARSYNCLLFCFIVLFIIPPTTSISNTSSKPKALALLVSKDSSTLQYLTQIKQRTPLVPVKLTLDLGGQFLWVDCDQGYVSTSYKPARCGSAQCKLARSKSCIDEYSCSPGPGCNNHTCSRFPANSISRESTNRGELATDVVSIQSIDIDGKANPPGPFVSVPNLIFSCGPTFLLDGLATGVKGMAGLGRTQVSLPSQFSAAFNFDRKFSICLSSSTTSNGAVFFGDVPFPNIDVSKSLIYTPLILNPVHNEGLAFKGDPSTDYFIEIKSILIGGNVVPLNTSLLSINKQGNGGTKVSTADPYTVLETSIYKAFIETFSKALLFNIPRVKPIAPFGACFNSSFIGGTTAPEIHLVLPGNNRVWKIYGANSMVRVGKDAMCLAFVDGGVNPRTSVVIGGYQLEDNLLEFNLAKSRLGFSSSLLSWQTTCSKLTSNF; this is encoded by the coding sequence ATGGCCCGCTCGTACAATTGCCTGCTCTTTTGCTTTATTGTATTGTTCATCATCCCTCCCACCACTTCCATATCCAATACATCTTCAAAACCAAAAGCGTTAGCTCTTCTGGTATCCAAAGATTCATCAACTCTCCAATACCTTactcaaatcaaacaaagaaCCCCACTTGTTCCCGTCAAATTAACCCTAGATCTAGGTGGCCAGTTTCTTTGGGTTGATTGTGACCAAGGCTATGTCTCAACTTCTTACAAACCTGCCCGTTGCGGCTCGGCTCAGTGCAAACTTGCTAGGTCTAAGTCTTGCATCGATGAGTACTCCTGCTCCCCCGGGCCAGGTTGCAACAATCATACGTGTAGTCGCTTCCCAGCCAACTCTATATCACGCGAAAGCACAAACCGCGGTGAGCTTGCCACGGATGTCGTGTCTATTCAATCAATTGATATTGATGGCAAGGCTAATCCTCCAGGCCCGTTTGTTTCGGTGCCTAACCTCATATTTTCTTGTGGACCAACGTTTCTTTTAGACGGTCTAGCTACTGGTGTTAAGGGCATGGCCGGCCTTGGAAGAACTCAAGTTTCGCTTCCTTCACAATTCTCAGCTGCTTTTAACTTTGAtagaaaattttccatttgttTGAGTTCTTCCACAACATCAAACGGTGCAGTATTCTTCGGTGATGTTCCTTTTCCAAATATTGATGTCTCCAAATCTCTCATTTACACCCCACTGATACTGAATCCCGTGCATAATGAGGGTTTGGCTTTTAAAGGTGATCCTTCAACTGATTACTTCATTGAAATAAAGTCTATTCTGATCGGCGGCAATGTTGTGCCACTAAACACATCGTTGCTGTCAATTAACAAACAAGGTAATGGTGGAACGAAGGTCAGCACTGCTGATCCTTACACAGTCTTGGAGACATCAATTTATAAAGCATTTATTGAAACTTTCAGCAAagcattattatttaacattcCTAGAGTTAAACCAATTGCACCATTTGGGGCATGCTTTAACTCTAGCTTTATTGGTGGCACTACTGCCCCAGAGATTCATCTAGTGCTGCCAGGTAATAACCGCGTGTGGAAAATCTACGGAGCAAACTCGATGGTGCGAGTTGGAAAAGATGCCATGTGCCTTGCATTTGTGGATGGTGGAGTAAACCCTAGGACTTCAGTAGTCATCGGAGGATATCAACTTGAAGACAATCTCCTAGAATTTAATCTTGCCAAATCTAGGCTAGGGTTCAGTTCTTCTCTCCTGTCCTGGCAAACAACTTGTTCCAAACTtacttctaatttttaa
- the LOC102630804 gene encoding probable aspartic proteinase GIP2, giving the protein MASPSSQFLLFLCFIFLVNGSVNSIAIPVVKDASTLQYVAKIHHGVSQVPINLVLDLGGPLTWVDCDSSADVSSSSSRRLIPSQSIQCSRSGKSPVPRNGSDTTTNTCGVFTQNGISGLATTGDLAEDTIAVRSELEDPSITAVDEFLFSCAPTFLLQGLASGVRGMLGLGRAPISLPSQLATGIGHQRKFFMCLSSSNGVVLSHHTSTTKLPLMYTPLIGKSQDYFINVKSIKINGNPLSVTIEGLTKLSTIVPYATMESSIYATFAKAFTKAAAAASRDMSVVAPVAPFSLCFSSKGFNGSAVPVIDFVLQSEMVKWRFYGSNSMVKVNEEVVCLGFLDGGSDLTSSIVLGGFQLEDNVMDFDLGTSMLGFSTLRGTCCSDFSPNSVLDESL; this is encoded by the coding sequence ATGGCTTCCCCTTCTTCTCAATTCCTTCTCTTTCtttgcttcatttttcttgtcaACGGAAGTGTTAATTCTATTGCCATCCCGGTCGTCAAAGATGCTTCAACTTTGCAATACGTTGCCAAGATTCATCACGGCGTTTCGCAAGTTCCCATCAACCTTGTTCTTGATCTCGGCGGTCCGTTGACCTGGGTCGATTGTGATTCTTCTGCCGACGTGTCGTCGTCATCATCCCGTCGGTTGATTCCAAGTCAGTCAATCCAGTGCTCAAGATCTGGAAAATCCCCTGTTCCTAGGAATGGTAGCGACACAACTACTAATACATGCGGTGTCTTCACACAAAATGGCATCTCAGGATTGGCCACTACAGGGGATTTGGCGGAAGACACCATAGCCGTTCGATCAGAACTAGAGGACCCATCAATCACAGCCGTTGATGAGTTCCTCTTCTCTTGTGCGCCAACTTTTCTCCTCCAAGGCCTTGCAAGCGGTGTCAGAGGAATGCTGGGCCTGGGAAGGGCTCCAATTTCACTACCGTCACAGCTCGCCACCGGAATCGGCCATCAAAGAAAGTTCTTTATGTGTCTCTCATCTTCAAACGGTGTCGTATTGTCTCACCATACAAGCACGACAAAGTTGCCACTGATGTACACACCTCTTATTGGTAAGTCTCAAGATTACTTCATTAATGTCAAATCCATCAAAATAAATGGCAACCCATTATCGGTTACTATCGAAGGATTGACAAAATTGAGCACAATTGTTCCTTACGCGACTATGGAGAGCTCAATTTATGCCACATTTGCCAAAGCTTTCACGaaggctgctgctgctgcttctaGGGACATGAGCGTGGTGGCTCCCGTGGCTCCATTCAGTCTCTGTTTTAGCTCAAAAGGGTTTAATGGGTCAGCGGTGCCGGTTATTGACTTTGTGTTGCAGAGTGAAATGGTGAAGTGGAGGTTTTATGGGTCCAATTCTATGGTGAAGGTGAATGAGGAGGTGGTGTGCTTGGGTTTCTTGGACGGTGGCTCTGACTTGACCAGCTCAATTGTGTTAGGTGGATTTCAGTTGGAGGATAATGTTATGGATTTTGATTTAGGTACTTCTATGCTAGGATTTAGCACTTTGAGGGGAACGTGTTGTTCCGACTTTTCACCTAATTCTGTGCTTGACGAGTccttgtga
- the LOC102606815 gene encoding probable aspartic proteinase GIP2 — MALSSKFLLFCFLLLFISPSIAKTSFRPKALVLPVTKDGSTLQYLTQIKQRTPLVPVKLTLDLGGQFLWVDCEKEYVSSSYTFAPCHSAPCSLANAPYCFECHGIKPRPGCHNNTCNLLPENTINGISFFGGVSMDVASIQSTDGKNPGKVVSVPKLLFVCSDSFLLTDLAKGVTGMAGLGRTKISLPSLFSSAFSFKRKFAICLSSSTEANGAVFFGDGPYVMLPGVDVSKSLTYTPLILNPVTTATRTFTDLPSSDYFIEVKSIKINGHVIPMNTSLLSIDKKGFGGTKISTIRPYTVLESSIYEAFIEAFTKELAKVPRVKPVSPFGACFNSTHIGRTRAGPAVPQIDLVLQSSKAVWSIFGANSMVQVKRDVLCLGFVDGGVHPRTSIVIGGHQLEDNLLQFDLGTARLGFSSSLLFRQTTCSNFNFTFNA, encoded by the coding sequence ATGGCTCTCTCTtccaaatttcttcttttttgctttcttctccttttcatCTCTCCTTCCATAGCCAAAACGTCTTTTAGACCAAAAGCACTAGTCCTTCCGGTTACCAAAGATGGATCAACTCTCCAATACCTcactcaaatcaaacaaagaaCCCCTCTCGTGCCTGTGAAATTGACCCTTGATCTTGGTGGTCAGTTTCTATGGGTTGATTGTGAAAAAGAATATGTATCATCTTCCTATACATTTGCCCCTTGCCATTCAGCTCCATGCTCTCTCGCTAATGCACCTTATTGTTTTGAATGCCATGGTATTAAACCCAGGCCAGGTTGCCACAATAATACTTGCAATCTCCTGCCTGAAAACACCATAAACGGCATTAGCTTTTTCGGTGGGGTGTCCATGGATGTCGCGTCCATCCAATCCACTGATGGCAAGAATCCGGGTAAAGTCGTTTCAGTGCCTAAGCTTCTCTTTGTCTGTTCTGACTCATTTCTTTTAACAGATCTTGCAAAGGGTGTTACGGGTATGGCTGGCCTTGGAAGAACTAAAATTTCACTTCCATCCCTGTTCTCTTCTGCTTTTAGCTTTAAGAGAAAATTTGCCATTTGCTTGAGTTCCTCTACCGAAGCTAACGGCGCTGTCTTCTTTGGTGACGGCCCTTATGTTATGCTTCCTGGTGTTGATGTTTCAAAGTCTCTCACTTACACCCCACTTATCCTCAATCCTGTGACTACAGCAACTCGTACTTTTACAGACCTTCCTTCATCTGATTACTTCATTGAAGTAAAGTCTATTAAAATCAATGGACACGTCATCCCTATGAACACATCTTTGCTATCAATTGACAAAAAGGGTTTCGGTGGAACCAAAATCAGCACTATCCGTCCTTACACGGTGTTGGAATCATCAATCTACGAAGCTTTTATTGAAGCTTTCACCAAAGAGTTAGCGAAAGTCCCTAGAGTTAAACCAGTTTCACCATTTGGGGCATGCTTTAATTCTACCCACATTGGCAGAACTCGTGCTGGACCAGCTGTGCCTCAGATTGATCTAGTCTTGCAAAGTAGCAAAGCAGTTTGGAGTATTTTTGGGGCAAACTCAATGGTGCAAGTTAAAAGGGATGTTCTTTGCCTAGGTTTTGTGGACGGTGGAGTACACCCTAGGACTTCAATTGTGATAGGTGGGCATCAACTGGAAGATAATCTTCTGCAGTTTGATCTAGGCACAGCAAGGCTAGGGTTCAGCTCTTCTCTCCTGTTCCGCCAAACAACTTGctccaatttcaattttacgTTTAATGCTTAG